One window from the genome of Paramormyrops kingsleyae isolate MSU_618 chromosome 3, PKINGS_0.4, whole genome shotgun sequence encodes:
- the LOC111835732 gene encoding GTP-binding protein 2: MDPRVSELFGTGAGLKSGSQGLGSGAGNGFGLGLKKPGSKSGKKAKSRSSRGTKPSNNPPYLPPEAEEGNIEYKLKLVNPTQYRFEHLATQLKWRLQEGRGEAVYQIGVEDNGLLVGLSEEEMRASLRTLRRMAEKVGADITILREREVDYDSDVSRKIAEVLVRKVPDDQQFLDLRVAVLGNVDSGKSTLLGVLTQGELDNGRGRARLNLFRHLHEIQSGRTSSISFEILGFNSKGEVVNYSESRTAEEICESASKMITFIDLAGHHKYLKTTIFGLTSYCPDFAMLVVGANTGIVGTTREHLGLAMALKVPIFIVVSKVDLCPCGTVERTVRQLERILKQPGCNKVPMEVASEDDAVTAAQQFAQSPSITPIFTLSSVSGESLDLLKVFLNILPPLSNSKEQEELMQQLTEFQVDEIYTVPDVGTVVGGTLYSGICREGEQLVVGPTDEGKFLGLTVCSIQRNRSACRVLRAGQAATLALGSFDRSLLRKGMVMVSPQMNPTICWLFEAEIVLLFHAKTFHKGFQVTVHIGNIRQTAMVERLYGKEELRTGEKAVVRFRFIKHPEYLKVGAKLLFREGVTKGIGHVTSLQPVSL; the protein is encoded by the exons ATGGATCCGCGGGTGTCAGAGCTCTTCGGTACCGGCGCCGGGTTGAAGTCCGGCTCGCAGGGACTGGGCTCAGGTGCGGGCAACGGGTTTGGGCTGGGGTTGAAAAAGCCCGGTTCGAAAAGCGGGAAAAAGGCAAAGAGTAGATCCAGCAGAGGCACAAAACCCAGCAACAACCCACCATACCTACCTCCGGAG gctgaagaaggaaaTATCGAATACAAG CTGAAGCTAGTGAACCCCACGCAGTATCGCTTTGAGCACCTGGCCACGCAGCTGAAATGGCGTCTGCAGGAGGGCCGCGGCGAGGCCGTCTACCAGATCGGCGTGGAGGACAATGGGCTCCTGGTGGGCCTGTCGGAGGAGGAGATGAGGGCGTCGCTCAGGACTCTGCGCAGGATGGCAGAGAA GGTTGGCGCTGACATCACGATCCTCAGAGAAAGAGAGGTAGACTACGATTCCGACGTCTCCCGAAAGATCGCGGAGGTCCTGGTGAGGAAGGTGCCGGACGACCAGCAG TTTCTGGACCTGCGTGTGGCAGTGCTGGGAAACGTGGACTCCGGAAAGTCCACCCTCCTGGGCGTGCTGACGCAAGGTGAGCTGGACAACGGCCGAGGGCGGGCACGTCTCAACCTCTTCAGACACCTCCACGAAATTCAGTCTGGGAGGACGTCCAGCATTAGCTTTGAGATCCTGGGCTTCAACAGCAAAGGGGAG GTGGTGAACTACAGCGAGTCTCGTACGGCAGAGGAGATCTGCGAGAGCGCCTCCAAGATGATCACGTTCATAGACCTGGCCGGGCACCACAAGTACCTGAAGACCACCATCTTTGGCCTCACCAGTTACTGCCCTGACTTTGCCATGCTGGTCGTTGGCGCCAACACCGGCATCG TGGGCACCACCAGGGAACACCTAGGGCTGGCCATGGCTCTGAAGGTGCCCATCTTCATCGTGGTCAGCAAGGTGGACCTGTGCCCGTGTGGCACTGTGGAGCGCACCGTGCGGCAGCTGGAGCGGATCCTCAAGCAGCCTGGTTGCAACAAGGTCCCCATGGAGGTGGCCAGCGAGGACGACGCCGTCACCGCCGCCCAGCAGTTTGCTCAGTCACCCAG CATCACACCGATCTTCACCCTGTCCAGCGTGTCGGGGGAGAGCCTAGATCTGCTCAAGGTGTTTCTCAACATCCTGCCCCCCCTCAGCAACAGCAAGGAGCAGGAGGAGCTCATGCAGCAGCTCACCGAATTCCAG GTGGATGAGATCTACACTGTGCCAGACGTGGGCACAGTGGTAGGAGGAACTCTCTACAG TGGGATTTGCCGTGAGGGCGAGCAGCTGGTGGTGGGCCCCACGGACGAGGGCAAATTCCTGGGTCTGACGGTGTGCAGCATCCAGAGGAACCGCTCGGCCTGCAGGGTGCTCCGGGCGGGCCAGGCCGCCACGCTGGCACTGGGGAGCTTTGACCGCTCGCTGCTTCGAAAG ggCATGGTGATGGTGAGTCCGCAGATGAACCCCACCATCTGCTGGCTGTTTGAGGCTGAGATCGTGCTGCTCTTCCACGCCAAGACCTTCCACAAAGGCTTCCAGGTGACAGTGCATATAGGAAACATCAGGCAGACGGCCATGGTGGAGCGTCTGTACGGGAAG